A genome region from Cryptomeria japonica unplaced genomic scaffold, Sugi_1.0 HiC_scaffold_12, whole genome shotgun sequence includes the following:
- the LOC131860455 gene encoding BURP domain-containing protein 3-like yields the protein MGGSEAWIKLATLLREMEDCEMEKYGWVEEEGIEACWRIYVIGLDIDMEAKKEEGGMETMSTDATSAIDWSVAAIRAAHLQGERVSWTPSMAYWHEKLPTTPMPEALKELISANDEKVEVNVGKGGVKVNVGKGGVKVNVGMPPRKVGTQKQAKGVGRCVAGINYAAITQMPRDISLCMLLLEKDLVGGTKVPLTFLHESIPNSHQKYFLPRAVADEIPFSSDKLSVALKELNIAPDSITALAMKETLQDCESPAMKGETKFCPTSLEAMIDFTTSKLGSNRLTVLATNFSKTSKSVRQEYTITGVKYESKEDKAVYYCHSSQYPYAVYLCHDLQGTRTARVWVKGEDGSTVEAAAICHTKTSSWNPDNMVFQVLNVKPGAASICHLARQGDVLWLTAD from the exons ATGGGGGGAAGTGAGGCCTGGATAAAATTAGCGACATTGTTGAGAGAAATGGAGGATTGTGAAATGGAGAAATATGGTTGGGTAGAAGAAGAgggcatagaagcatgttggagaatttATGTTATCGGATTGGATATTGACATGGAAGCCAagaaggaagaaggtgggatggagactatGAGCACGGATGCCACGAGTGCTATTGATTGG TCAGTAGCAGCTATCCGAGCGGCGCATTTGCAGGGTGAAAGGGTCTCTTGGACTCCGAGTATGGCGTACTGGCACGAGAAGCTGCCCACAACACCCATGCCAGAAGCTCTGAAGGAACTCATCTCAGCCAACGATGAGAAAGTGGAGGTGAACGTGGGCAAGGGAGGAGTGAAGGTGAACGTGGGCAAGGGAGGAGTGAAGGTGAACGTGGGGATGCCTCCGAGAAAAGTTGGGACGCAAAAACAGGCAAAAGGAGTTGGGAGGTGCGTCGCGGGCATCAATTACGCTGCAATTACGCAAATGCCAAGGGACATATCGCTGTGCATGCTTCTGCTGGAGAAAGATTTGGTAGGCGGAACCAAAGTGCCTCTCACCTTTCTGCACGAAAGCATTCCCAATTCTCATCAGAAGTATTTTCTTCCACGCGCCGTTGCAGACGAAATCCCTTTCTCCTCCGACAAGCTTTCCGTAGCGTTGAAGGAGCTCAACATAGCGCCAGATTCCATCACGGCCCTGGCTATGAAGGAGACTTTACAAGATTGTGAAAGTCCTGCTATGAAGGGCGAAACCAAATTCTGCCCAACATCGTTGGAGGCCATGATTGATTTCACCACGTCGAAGCTGGGAAGCAATCGCTTGACTGTGCTGGCGACGAATTTTTCAAAGACGTCAAAATCTGTAAGGCAGGAGTATACCATTACGGGAGTGAAATACGAGAGCAAAGAAGACAAGGCAGTGTATTACTGCCACAGTTCACAATATCCATATGCGGTGTATCTCTGCCACGATCTGCAAGGTACGAGGACCGCAAGAGTTTGGGTGAAGGGCGAAGATGGCAGCACGGTGGAGGCGGCAGCCATCTGTCACACGAAAACCAGTTCCTGGAATCCTGACAACATGGTATTCCAGGTGTTGAACGTGAAGCCTGGTGCCGCTTCTATCTGTCATCTCGCTCGCCAAGGGGACGTTTTGTGGCTCACCGCTGACTGA